The genomic window GAATGATCCCCTTGGTCACAATCTGCTGCTCTGTAGAAACCTCTAATTTGGGGTCTGTGGGATGTGGTCTGTTGCATCAGAACCCGAGTGTGTGTGTTGGTGTgagcctggcagtgcagggGGGAGATGCAGCGGGGCAAGTGCCCAACTTGTACCGCTGGTGGGTGAATCTCAATTGCACCCCAAAGCAGGACCCCCCATGCTGCAGCAACTGAAACCAGCAAATGCTGAGCTCAGACCTCAAGTAGCTTTGGTATAAATTGATGTGAAATACTTTAGCTCAAGCAGTTTCAGTTCtagataattttaaagaaaaatatatttttaaaatgttttaattgcccatttcatagaatcagagaatgctttgggttggaagggactttaaagacaTGGGTGtggatgccacccactagatgAGATTGCTCAGggccctgtccaacctggccttgaacatttctagggatggggcagaaCAGTTTGGAAGTGTCCCACAGGGCAACTTTTTTAGGAttgtttttccccctccataaattctttcTGTGCTGGATCCCAGTAGGGAAACAGCACCACCCAAGCCAGGGCACGAGGAGATCTGGGGCCATGCTCTGGTGCCCCTCCACTCagctctttcctttctcctgcagtGGTGCCTTGCACTGGCAAACAGCTGAGCACGCAGGAAAACCCATGTGATGGGACCACTGAGAGCCTGAGAGCCTGAGACCCTCTGCTCTGTACTTTGAGTCTCATGGGCAGCTCAGTGGAGGCACAAAGGAGCCGTTTATTGCTTGTGGTTTGTTGTGAAATGCTGGTTGTGAAATGCTGGTTGTCTTATTTGCATCACCATGCAGCTCACCCAGATGCTCCATGTCTTTTACATTAGAAATTTAAAGCTATTCAAGCTTCCCCTGCTATCCAAGGACTCCTGAAACTTTGAAATCCCAAGATTTCCACCCACAGGTTTCTCCTTAGGgagctccccaaatcccacttgGAGGATTGAAGATCTCCAGAGGTTGCTTCCAGCTTCCACTCCTGTGGCCCTGTGAccccagaggctgctctgcagcagaacCATGGCTGTGGAACCACCTCCCTGTGTGCCTGGACGCTACCAGCCTTTTTGGAAGGGGGTGTGTTTAGAGGGAAAAATTTGTGTTACTGCTGTGGTGAGACTGAAACTTGTAACCCTGGGAAGGGGAGTCGTGTTACTGCAATGTCATGGATGACTTAAGTCTTTGCTGAAAAAATTGCTGAAAGCTGCAGTTCTGAACAGAATTAAAATCGAGCCGGGTTGTTAAAACAGCAATTGGTATTTTTGCTCTACTGTTCATTTAAACAGCCAATTATTTAAAGATTAACATAAACCCaatcctgtttttcttctaattcaATTTCTTTGGTCCCCATATCTTTCAGTCCAAATCAAGAGTGTTTTAGCCCCAGCTATGGTTAATGTGGGGTGTTTGCTGAAGGCTGGGGTGCTCCACAGGCTGTCCTTGGCTGCAGGAGCGGTGGCAGTTCAGTGCTGTGCAGTGGCAGAAGGCCCTGATAGCTACTGCAGCAGAGATGTGGCTTCTGACATGGGCAGTGCTCCTTGCATTCCCAGAGAAACACAAAGTATTCCCTAATGAAAAATCTTTCTCACAGTTGTCAGTCATTATTGTGATGCTGGCTTCAGAGGAGACAGGGACCAAAGTCTGAGAGTGAGCTGAGTGTCTGGTTCTTCCCCAGATTCTGGACTTCCCTGATTTGTCAGGAGCACTGAGGCTGGTTTTAATTAGATTGTGGAAGTTGCAGCTCTTGCAGGCTTGGCTGTGTTACTAGCCCTGACTGCAGCTCTGTTCAGCTTCTATTGAAACTGGAGCACAGGTCCAGATAATTGTTTAAGGCAGATTCCAGAAATGCTCATGCTTTACTCAAGATAATGAGACTTGGCTTCTTTGCGATGTAGAAATGATaagggacttctggaggtcTCTAGTCCAACCCCCATTTGGACCAGAACTGTACACAGCCCGAGGCCAGAGCAGCTACAGCTTTACCAAAGTAAGCCTTGAAAACCTTAGGGGACATCTCCCCCCTCTCTGGATGTCTTTTCCAGTGCTGTAAAGACTTTGTATCCTAATGTCCAGTTTGAATCTCCTAGGCTGCAGCTCATGGCTATTGTCTGTTTTCACACCAGTTGTTGCTTTAGATGAGGAAACTGCTGCATCCAGGAGGTGAAATGAATTTTCTCCTGTGTGTGCAGTGGCATATTTCTCTCTGAGCTGCCAGCATTGAACTGGCAGCTTCTGGCTGTTGCCTGAGCTCTGAAGAAAGGCTCAGGAGAAGAACATGGGGTGTTGATTGCTTTGGAGGTTCTTATGTTCCCTTGGGcttcttttcctgttcaggTTTACATCAGATCTCACAGAACAaggtggcagtgctgctcctggctggaggACAAGGAACCCGCCTGGGAGTCAGCTATCCCAAAGGCATGTACAATGTGGGGTTGCCCAGTGGCAAGAACTTGTATCAGATCCAAGCAGAAAGAATCCGCAAAGTGGAGCAGCTTGCTGGCAAGAGACACCACTGCAAGTGTGCCATTCCCTGGTAGGTGACGCAGAGCCAGATCTGCAGTGCAGGGCTCTTTGCATTCCAGTCTTGCCCATGTTGTCTTCAAGAAGCACTGAGCTGGGTGCTGTACAGAGACAGGTCGGGGGGAGCCTTTTGTTGGTGGGATTTGCGATGCCAGTGGCTGGAGGAGGGTGCAGAGGGATGGGAGGTGGCAGGTCCATGTCTGCAGACCTGAGGGATTGAGTGCTGCCTTTGCATCACTGACCACAACCCTAACTGCTGTACCTTGCTGGCTTTCCAAGCAGTTACTGGCAACACTGTCAACAGCACCTTTCAGTGATGGTTTCAGATGCTTTACAAGAAATTTCAtccatttctgctttctcaggTTCCTGCATGGAGGACAACCTAGAGCTTGCCTTCCGAGCCACTCTTCCCACCCTTGTCCATAATCTCTGCCACAGCAAAAAACCTCTTGCTTTGTGTTTAGGCCACCTCCTGCTGTCACTGTTTACAGTTGCCAGttctgctggctgctcctggctttcAAAAGAGATGAGCTCTGGGCACAGTGCAAAATGTGAATTTCCTATGGGATGTGGTGGGTGAGAGGAAGGCACTGCAGACGTGTctggaaatgttttctgctAAATGTTCTTTGTTAGACCGTGAAGATTATGCAGAAATACCCTTATGGTATCAGTGTGTGGTCTGAGGCAAGGTTTCCACAATGAAAGAGCAGGTGTCTGAGGGCTTCAGGTTGCCACATTGTTTTACAAATTGGAAGTCAAAGTCTATTGATATATTGTTTCCTTATGGAAGGTGAGTCCATATTGTCCTTCTTCCTGAAGCCTTGTATACAGGACCTGAATTGCAAATACATCATCCCTGGTGCTCCTGGAAGCCAGGATGAATTATTTGCAAGATGCCACATCTGTTTCCAGTTCCCCTCCCACAGCTGAGGAGGCAGTTGAAGCAGTTTGCTGCTCCAATACACCTGGGCCCAGGCtatgctgtgctgcagagatgtaaactggggatgggggatTGAGGTCCAGGCTCTCGTGTGCCAGGCGTTGTTTCCTCTGTCATGCTGACAGAGGACCCTGTATTCTGTGCTGATAGTTGTTGAAGACCTTGACAGGTAGATGATGAAGGTGGCTTTTAGACAGTAGTGAAGGAGTATAATGGAGGAAGAGACAGAAGCAATGTGGAgctgaaaggaaaggaggaaataGAAAAACCTAAGACAAAAACAAACCATGCAGCCAACATATGGGAATACTGCTGTTTGCCTTGGCACTGAAGAGGTGCTGGCGGAGTGAGCTGGTCAGAGTTTCTTTAGACACTTAACATCAGTTTGAATCTAGAGTAAatgaagctgttttctgccctTTGTCTTGTTTTCCAGCTTATCCAGATACTCAGATGTTGTTCACATTTAGGGCAAGGCTCTGCCTCTGTCCTGGCATATCATATCAGATCATACCCTGATACGGTCATAGGACCCCCTGCAGCCTTTCTGTTCTGGGGATGAGTTCTGGAGGTGAGCTCTCGTGTGCAGTTGCTCACCACAGGATGCTGCTGTGTCTCTCATTTCACACTCCTGGGATTCCTCTCTTTTGTGTTCAGTTTGAAGTTTTGCCTTTTGCTTGTGTTGTTCTTTCTCATTGCCCAGCCCCTATTCCTGCCCAGGTACATCATGACAAGTGAGTTCACACTGGGGCCGACAGAAGAGTTTTTTGTACAACACAACTACTTCAACTTGGATAGATCCAACGTCATCATGTTTGAACAGAGGATGCTGCCTGCTGTCACCTTTGATGGGAAGGCCATCttggaggagaaggggaaaattGCCATGGCTCCAGGTACCTGCTGTTTGCTCTTCCATACTGTAGTACTGTCATGTATGTTGATAGTTGCTATGGGCCATCAGCGAGCTGGGCACACAGAGCAGGCTTTGGAGGTCAGGGTTCATGCTTCCAGTTAATGTGGAAAGCTGCTGCTAATGTTTCAGGCTGGTAATCAGGAGCATAGCTCTATTTAGTTCGTGCTGGAGATTTGACCACAGCACATGTTTTTTATCCAAGTCTGGGAGTATTGGTAGGATTAGgagtgctgtggctgcagggtaGGAAAAAGGTGCATCAGCAGAGCTCTCTATGAGGTCTCTGGAGTGCTGCCTCCCGTGGTGAAGGTCAGGAGCTCAAGGCTGATAGCTGGAAATGGATAAAAGAGCAGCAAGAAGATTAACTCTTTTCAAAATGACAGCAATGTCTCACCTTGTAATGTTCTCTTAACCTAGACATGGTAAGAGACTTGGTGATGGCAGCCCTGTTAGGACTGTGTTGCACCTGCAGAGTGGTTCTCCTGAGCTGATAAGGGCATCCAAGAAGGAACTGTAAATGGGTGATCTGTGATAAACATGCAGGTGTCTTTTGTGCAGCTGCAGTTCAAGCCTTTAAAAAGGCATTGAGAAGTTGTGGGGGGAAGATAAACAGAGAATAAGATTTATTTTAGTCTTTCTccaagaaagagaagaaacaagcTTTTGCCCTGCACTGGAGGAGAAATGTAAAAGACTTTTCCCACCCTCTGCATAGATTTGCCCTTTAGTATTCTCCCTCTGAGGATCTCACTAGCCTTCAGAAAGTCTCATAATGCTGCTCAGTGAGGCTGGTCCCCATGGTCCCATTCTGCAAGTGAGAGAGCTGGGGTGAAGAGAGGAACATACTCCCCTGAACTATGTGGcagaactggaaataaaatctgGTAGCACTGGCTCTTGACTAGAAAACATTCCCTGCTCTTCTGTTCAAGAAAGCTTGTTTGGtactttctggttttgctctgttagacacaaaaaaacccaccccaaagtCACTAATAAGCCAagactttctcttttctcttgcaTTATAGATGGCAATGGTGGCTTATACCGTGCTTTGATGGATAATAAAATTTTGGATGATATGAAGCAGCGTGGAATCCAGTATGTCCATGTATATTGTGTGGACAATATCCTCGTGAAAATGGCAGATCCAGTCTTCATAGGTTTCTGTATTTCCAAAGGGGCAGACTGCGGTGCAAAGGTGAAGCAGTGCTACCACTGGGCTGGTTTCCCACAGGGAGTTTGGGTCCGATGACATTTGGAAGCTGCTGGCTGCGGGGAGCTTACATGACCTGGGGTGTTCAACCCTTTGCCCATCAGCAGCTCACTCTGAGCAGATTTAGAGCTGCTTGCTGCCTGCACTGTGTTCCAAATCCCTACCCATGGGTGTCCTCTGTTCTTCCCAGAGTATTGTGGAAAATAAACTTCAGTTAGGGCAAGGACTATAGCTGCACAGGAAACTACACCCTGGAATTGCTTCCCCTCTATGCCCAGCCCTTTCTACAAAGGCACTTGGGCTGTCTAGAAGCCATACTGGACTGGGTTGCGTTTTATAAATGCACCTTTAAGTCTAATGGAGGCATTTCTTACGCTCTGCTGTGGAAGATGGGGAATGCCGAAACAGCCTGGATTTTGTCAACCTAAAGCAGCAGGTGTCTGAAGAGAAATTTATGTTACTTGAGTCATTAGCACTGTTCAGGCAAATGGGGAGTTGAAGGCTCATAGCTGCAAACAGCTTTCTTCTAATGCCAGATCCTAGTCCTTGATAAGAAAACTGCCCCCCAGGATGCTGATTGCTTTTAACTGGTTTGTCTTCTGAGAAACTGTTCAATTAACAGTTGAGTACTGGGGTTTATGTTGAATTGTTGGGGAAAATGTGCTTCCAGACTGCTCTGTGCCCCTTGCACAGCCCTGAGGACTGCTGTGGGATTGTTTGTACTTGGGAGTTGGAATAGTCCTgggattttcttcctctttgtcaTAAACCTGTGTCCTGTGGCTGCAGGTAGTGGAGAAGGCCTACCCCACGGAGCCTGTTGGGGTGGTGTGCTGTGTCGATGGGGTGTACCAGGTGGTGGAGTACAGCGAGATCAGCCCAGagactgcacagcagcagcgcCCTGAGGGGGGACTAATGTTCAGTGCTGGCAATATCTGTAACCACTTCTTCACTGTTGAGTTCCTGGAAACAGTGGCCCAGTAAGTCCCAGCAGACCTTCTAGGTAGCTGTGCAGCCCAGAAATGCCTCCAAGAGTGGGTGTTCCTGTTTCCACTCTGTAATTTCAGTTATGGTTACCCACCCTGTGTTGCCTTTTGCCTTCTCTCTCTTCCAAACAGTTCCAAACACCTGTGTCCCCTTTCTGACAGCCCCAGCATGCTCTCCAGGCCCTACCCAAGGAAGAGGTTCCCAGGGTCACTGTAACTAAATCAATTGAGATATACCAGTTCATGATCTTCCTGGGCCTTCAAGGGTGAGCAGCTGTACAGGCTGCAGTGTGGTCAGTGATGCAGCCTCACCCCATGTATTTCCAGTGGGAATGTCACCCATGCCAACccctgggagaagagagttTGCAAGAGAGGGTGAAGTTGCGGGTAGACTCTGCACAGTGGTGTTGGGGGGAATGGGGATGTGATGCTGGGCATTCAGtgagcagctgcacagcctTCCTGAAGAGCTTGAATTACCCTTGGGTGAGGGATCTGCTCTGCTCCATTTTCATCCCAATCAGGTAACAATTTGGGttgcctcttttttttgtaACCTCTGCCTGCAATTTCAGCTTGATGCAAagttctccctctcctctgatTGTCATGGCCCAGTGGTACAGGGAGAGCCTGtggccaggctgctctgctcGAGGAAGTGTTTCCTGGATGTGACCCCGATCACTTGGGAGGGAGCAACACCACCACAACAGTTGAGAGTTGACCCAGAGCAGTAATGAGCTATCTGCTTTCCCTCAAGtgtattgctttttttctaaGTGGGCTTGAACTAAATAAAATGgtttcttctccttctgcagGAAATGGGAGTCGCAGCTGAAGCATCATGTAGCCATAAAGAAGGTGCCCTACATTGACAAGGAGGGAAATCTGGTAAAACCACTAAAACCGAACGGGATAAAGCTGGAGAAGTTTGTGTTTGATGTGTTCCAGTTCTCTAAGTTAGTGACAGACAtcattttacttttctcctccccttctcAGTGTTTGTTTGAATGACTGTAGGTTGAAACAACCCATCCCAGGGAGCACATGGTTTGTGGGTGGCTTGTTAGGAAGGTTGTTGCATCTATACCCAGCTCCAATCCAACAGTAACGCTGCAGGCTGTAAGGGGAGCTCACAGGGTACTCAGTGCTTGCGCCAACCCTGCTCCCAGACTGGTCATCCTGCTGAGCATGTGGTGGCTGGCCTGGcctctgccagcctgggaaaaataaaaggaaattgagTGCAAAGCCAATGAAGCCTATATTGGAGTGTTCAGACTTGCAAAAATTGGGTCTTTCAGCATTGTGGCTGCCATGGCAACTGCAGCTCTGGTTACAATTTTGGGTGCTGTTATGCCAGGGCTCAGCTCGCACCCTTTGTGCTCAGAAAACTCTTTACTTAAACACCATAGGGCCGAGTTACTGTTGCTGTGGGAACTGTCAGTGTTCACTTTCCAAGTTCTACAACATAGTTGGGAGTGCTGTGACATACGTAGTCAGGGGTGCTTGTGTCTAGGGAATGTGGGATTTTAGCAATTAAGCATAAGTGTTCTTACAGAATGTATTTTCCAAGGTCTCAAGTTCAGCAGTGAAGATTGTGTTTTAGGcttaaataaatggaaaggaGAGACCTCAGGCAAACTGAATTATCTTTGTTTGAGGATagtatttctctttttaggTGATTTCCTTTAGAATAGAGAGCTCAAGGTTTGAACCAGTCTGTTTCCTGATCTGCCTTCAATAAAGTAGTATCGAACTAAAGACAAAACCACGGTGATGGGAACACTGCTGAGTTCTGAGCTGTGACAAGACTCATTTGCAAGCAGTGGTTCCTTGTGCTTTTTTAATGGCTCAAAACCACCTTGGCAGCTGTGCTTCACACATGAAGTGCAGAAATGCACAGATGTTGCTGTGGCGCTTCTTAATTTGCATTCCCATTTCTGGTAAACAGCTGTACTTCACATTCACCTGTGAGGCCTCCCTTGTTGCTTGTTTGTCCCTGGGAACTGGTGTCCTTAGTTGGTCCTTACCTACAGACCCCCATGCAGGGGGCATTTCTTGGGGCACGGTGGGGTGCTCTGCAGTGAGTGCACTGCTCGTGCTGTGTCCAAGCTCTGGACAATGCTGTGCTCTctgtcctgctgtgctctgacCTGTCTTGTTTGGGAACCACCCACTGCCTGAAGATGTTTCTATAGCATCTCTGCAGaacttgttctttttctctcctctgagcacagctctggtgGGATGGAAGGCTGTAATTATGTTCCCAAAGAGACAAGGCTTCTTGTGTTTTTCCATTCTACAGCCCTGGTACTCCTTGGCTCTTCAGATGGGCAGTGGGGCTTCCCTTGGCTTGACTGCCTCAGGCTGCATACGGTGCTGCTCCCTAAAATATAGATGAGCCTTTCCCCGTGAATGTTGTTGTTGCATTAACAGGGCTGATGACTAGCTCTGGTTTTCATGATcgttgttttcttccctttcctgatAGGAATTTTGTGGCATTTGAAGTTTTGAGAGAAGAGGAGTTCTCACCGCTAAAAAATGCAGACACAGCTGACAAAGATACTCCTACCACTGCTCGGCAAGCCCTCCTGGCCCAGCATTACCGCTGGGCTCTCAAGGCTGGGGCCAGATTTGTGGATGAAAATGGTTGCAGGATACCAGAAAAACTCAGGTATAAATCTCTGTGaccttctctgcagcttctctgctggaagtgctcagctgtgccagctggccAGTGGCACATGCTGGGTTCTCCAAAACCAGGCATTAGTGTAGTCACAGGGTGGCTCAGCGTGATTTTTGGTCCTCTCTGGATATGCAGGTTGATGTCTAttacagctcctgctcctctcatGACTGTGGGTGCTCCAGGTAGTT from Corvus moneduloides isolate bCorMon1 chromosome 21, bCorMon1.pri, whole genome shotgun sequence includes these protein-coding regions:
- the UAP1L1 gene encoding UDP-N-acetylhexosamine pyrophosphorylase-like protein 1 isoform X4 — translated: MDPPEEVRARLERCGQGHLLRFWAELDTAQRGALLAALPPGLGEHCRLAAAAGARQRGPPERLDGRMEPLPAELLGSARRSGPAALQHWEAEGLHQISQNKVAVLLLAGGQGTRLGVSYPKGMYNVGLPSGKNLYQIQAERIRKVEQLAGKRHHCKCAIPWYIMTSEFTLGPTEEFFVQHNYFNLDRSNVIMFEQRMLPAVTFDGKAILEEKGKIAMAPDGNGGLYRALMDNKILDDMKQRGIQYVHVYCVDNILVKMADPVFIGFCISKGADCGAKVVEKAYPTEPVGVVCCVDGVYQVVEYSEISPETAQQQRPEGGLMFSAGNICNHFFTVEFLETVAQKWESQLKHHVAIKKVPYIDKEGNLVKPLKPNGIKLEKFVFDVFQFSKNFVAFEVLREEEFSPLKNADTADKDTPTTARQALLAQHYRWALKAGARFVDENGCRIPEKLSLSGTEDPPAVCEISPLVSYFGEGLEVYMKNKEFPSPFVLDENKVEMLENS